One Plasmodium sp. gorilla clade G2 genome assembly, chromosome: 12 genomic window carries:
- a CDS encoding erythrocyte membrane protein 1, PfEMP1, putative, with protein sequence MVKKSGTKKTVTQIAQQVQWAAKSQLRTNGSESKLKGKAHLGEYKQGGDKSDFKNNLCEITIQHTNDIREKKERAGGPCEGKGTDNYEDRFSIGKKWATKPGEVKDGHTHVLLPPRRLDMCTSNLENLSKPGTEPFSNVIDATKVNDSFLGDVLLAAKFEGQDIVNKLRSKGDIAGICNAMKYSFADIGDIIRGRDLWDKNEDMKNLQNYLKEIFKKIKETPEIQRSGKYENGASEEPPYKNLRSDWWSANRDQIWKAMTCSAPPIAKLFVPLSDGQTIQWHSPKCGRDTYVPPDDYIPQRLRWMTEWAESYCKKIKFDYDNMKAECRKCKRTPPVGKCKKDNPKCTMCSKLCEQYKYFVVQWKDQWGNIKTKYQSLYNNTRNTTTGDNESEQKLKEFFDKLKKGEKDNYKDAEEFIRSMGGYKYCADFKQNKYKEENDDAYVFSETPKDYKTECSCDKKLLPPPEPPTAAEPPPTPPPKTCDQIMARGINQWECGQSTKTTSGGAPNMCVRKSGSSSGTNDSPDDFILLFNDWLNDIQRTLQRSIEMVEQSCKGKFAYRNKTDGKECAECKDRCDCYEKIKQKIEIQWTKQKEYFTEYVNKGDNAMNNVNLNDFLEAHCMFNEINKSKNITTARKGNYHEEKKKKCDELKKEKDNYVEALIYDSSDKQSKTCYVCDTNKNTQEETFDESTCKDIKNIEDRECVSKNYNGTDWKCTENSGTLDSNVCVPPRGQKLCIRNMVGGTSNKVELNDNEEDLKIQMKRAIKRETQLLWDKFGKDDQNKDKACRNIQRSFNDFKNLVTGDSLWKPHNIDVLEKKIGQIIGKNGTTSSTREQWWKTHEKEFWNAVQCGIKESGGKGNECPKIQYDEKFDAQFYWWFREWGDDFCKKKKEKAKEVAKKCKEESKRQCANGSKTNMQDGDCKNACDEYKKLIKDNREAWKIFSKHFDEERKKEKDNDFYYSPSLYLISYCDDCNGVNFGQVFKEGMDYGDYQNTCTCQPTGSGRSAPNSISNTATNINPCDHEIITSSCHEKNMDGTSWNTTIVSDNDKFKVYSPPRRQKLCLGNLISLTGGENPKETLEKELYAAAKMEAKYLNKYYEQKTLNSGTGGSNSALCKAIKRSFYDFRDIIKGIDLEKGNLDKMVETEISKIFADNGITSAGSGTSDSSKERQIWWESKKDNVWKAMNCGSNKKCGDKVPTDYDKHDQFLRWFIEWGEEFCETKKQHIEKLKRVCENNCNDLCAEQTCEECQQQCSIYHNWLQIKENEWNDQKNKYLSTNNVYTKKDAPEYLEGEVSGCLNAEFNKVFKKEDQQYSRYKQKCQNCTTNFMKTIVEKIEKQKMLESTRSPHQTSQIKNICKNGNIVNCDNVKNDGLIKVPMDPKPGSPYHNEEGSNHNCGGIDVEKNGVWKNTKDLLYNDLDERMHVSPRRQKFCVHDLDKSTDQDTLRKNLFTVAANQGYNLAIKYNDYKNHYGLPPCNALKYSFYDYQHIILGDDPLEPEKWSTGKKLKELFQNSLPSHEKNDANKLKEKRKGWWNQNKKCVWEIMKCGYEKGKNKGGNVVPEIKDCPKDAPTEFEDSDQFLVWLTEWYDDYCHRKNTLHQDVVNACNSQNGGELKCDDNCKNKCEKYEKYMQDKKTQWGKQSQYYDQQHKINGNSKGYTKRNATDYLKNKFHNSCVAQSSGKPSNGEEVENNIKLFQNQSSYYDADQYCGCTKFIKDEEYYHISGKRNCKGLKKVSEETKELNNKSGIKWKHYDKTRENDYLKYLPQEVYFSSRRENICFRGLDNKTNDVTIKVTDKSSLRTKLMKLAATEGYNLGEYYKKKNEASNKDAYKYSYDVSECSAMKYSFYDLRDIILGTDNLEPESTDTEKNLSGIFKSGGQSVESNPGSTERIQWWNTHQECVWEAMTCGYRKGREQELQNCDKDAPNDYPTGDSRDSGKNLQFLRWFSEWGEDFCKKQRKELERLNSACTKCNVNNSGTNATCTTQSECDKCRKACQKYKDFVQEWSPQYEKQRKKYTEDKGKSIYKDIPVAKDESNAREYLKKNLKNITCTSGVGCNCMEKTSTIQTSKAPGSNDMPASLDIYPSEDYEKKCNCVNKTELPPTQAAKPAATKPPSSSSTINNPCARNNTTTYTTRVEKVAQALQVEAKIQMESNSVVNGKGESKLKGEAHKGIYHHHGSGSNLSKDICIIDKRYSNAQSTGGYYYEEPCQGKGTNPDDTRFKVETDWKGEGQLNIPVDVYLPPRRQHMCTSNLEYLLHNYDGPILKYNGNTINDSLLGDVLLAANFEAKKIIQLYKKYNNLNGSNVRIDGNHQKTICKALKYSFSDIGDIIRGIDLWNHSDQTKLQRYLIKIFGKIHENLPSYIKEKYTNNDGKHLVLRKDWWSANRDKVWEAMKCAKINGNTSPCSDSDLTPQEDYIPQRLRWMTEWAEWYCKKQKEKYEELIKGCTICINNINNGKCVDCDKCKQACVTYSKFVQTWKDQWEKMETKYKALYDSANGNSNSNSNSNDPSEKQLNEFLNKFKKENNGNTTYSSAAVYVHETAYVKDCEKQNVFCNDSSDKDKYAFEEYPKGYKEACGCQDYNVTASGKPQGPPPNSQPQGPTGVTSLESPQNSTVDIGRIGPGPQAAPHPQLQTPSPPLEQQAQRPHPPPGITKGPPPYRTSSQGVTNGDAKVQKEPRGAVVTSSSIQVDKAKASQPVQGVDPHMDSAADVTNAASVRSDPNISPYTGLGTVLDSTAPVLSGAISQPIAPSTGPASSREPTIPPDEFKDLDTCPDMSQSYCSKYGIPGRYRCKKKTPNYDLLENWNTLTMDTNHQHYGVQVPARRKNLCFPIILSREIKTMTPEKFKKHLLNSAATEAKNLMEYHKGDKKLALESIKNSFSDYGNLIKGDDLDNKLDAISSKFEEIIEQLTRIQTRSSINPVTGVTNTDSASVSTAGTSTTTSFERKGWWKENKKHVWHVMLCQYTGDDKNAHCDDYEEIDNIPQFLRWLEEWARQYCSDRTKWAKSVKEKCKIDNKLGYIPFDKMNDNICQEYLTLYKQWFHNRHIQWDELSGKYKKEKEQEKKSNDEHTGTNSPNIFFTEDDAEKYVKTKCSNCNCTYDDLEYVYEREHNKKEVMKLLLKKSKDETFDPKDTLLYKILSLGGHGQNIAESAIKTAENKIPGAAEMAKVAATIGLGLAREAANLGLEAAKQLLGEPNSPISASTRSSSPPGSSRTGSTGNQNPGLPRSGANGKPTSSGNSSSFSSSASSSSSSAQSVQSHSSPGPDGPPGVGVAPGVGVAPGVGSAGVSPGGAVSIQGTTIQTRTPITQGQQITSGSAGHGAQASTAGAGGTSGVGVQGRALGTAVSPGKTRGGGLSRGSEGQTGTTQTSHPTDINLFEVITSAQLPVQVGFLLCAIGFLFYYLKVTNRYMC encoded by the coding sequence ATGGTGAAAAAGAGTGGCACAAAAAAAACCGTTACTCAAATAGCACAACAGGTGCAATGGGCGGCTAAGAGTCAATTGCGTACTAATGGTAGTGAGAGTAAGTTGAAAGGAAAGGCACACCTAGGTGAATATAAGCAAGGAGGTGACAAGAGTGATTTCAAGAACAATTTATGTGAAATAACTATCCAACATACCAATGATATTCGCGAGAAAAAGGAACGTGCAGGCGGTCCGTGTGAAGGCAAAGGCACAGACAATTATGAAGACAGGTTTTCCATAGGAAAAAAATGGGCAACTAAGCCCGGAGAAGTAAAAGATGGTCACACTCACGTCCTCTTACCTCCACGAAGATTAGATATGTGTACTTCTAATTTAGAAAATTTAAGCAAACCTGGTACCGAACCATTTAGTAATGTTATTGATGCCACCAAGGTTAATGATTCCTTTTTGGGAGATGTATTGTTGGCTGCAAAATTCGAAGGACAAGATATAGTAAATAAACTTAGAAGTAAAGGCGATATTGCAGGTATATGTAATGCTATGAAATATAGTTTTGCCGATATAGGAGATATTATAAGGGGTAGGGATTTGTGGGATAAAAACGAAGATATGAAAAATCtacaaaattatttgaaagaaatatttaaaaaaattaaagagaCTCCTGAAATCCAAAGAAGCGGCAAATATGAAAATGGTGCAAGTGAAGAACCCccatataaaaatttgagATCAGACTGGTGGTCCGCCAACCGGGACCAAATATGGAAAGCTATGACATGTTCTGCGCCACCAATAGCTAAATTATTCGTACCATTATCCGATGGTCAAACAATTCAATGGCATAGTCCTAAATGCGGCCGTGATACATATGTGCCACCTGACGATTATATACCCCAACGGTTGAGATGGATGACCGAGTGGGCCGAAAGCTATTgcaagaaaataaaatttgattatgataatatgaagGCCGAATGTAGAAAATGTAAACGTACTCCACCAGTTGGAAAATGCAAGAAAGATAATCCTAAATGTACTATGTGTTCAAAACTGTGtgaacaatataaatattttgttgtTCAATGGAAAGACCAATggggaaatataaaaacaaaataccAATCATTATACAATAACACAAGAAATACTACCACTGGTGATAATGAAAGCGAGCAAAAACTTAAAGAATTTTTCGATAAACTTAAGAAAGGCGAAaaagataattataaagatGCTGAGGAATTTATACGCTCAATGGGAGGTTATAAATATTGTGCAGATTTTAAACAGAATAAATacaaagaagaaaatgacGACGCCTATGTGTTTAGTGAAACTCCAAAAGATTATAAGACAGAATGTAGTTGTGATAAGAAGCTCCTACCGCCACCTGAACCCCCAACTGCAGCAGAACCGCCACCAACACCGCCACCGAAAACATGCGATCAAATAATGGCTCGTGGGATAAACCAGTGGGAGTGCGGACAAAGCACGAAGACCACAAGTGGTGGTGCACCAAATATGTGTGTCCGAAAAAGTGGTAGTAGTTCTGGCACAAATGATTCACCAGATGATTTTATCCTTTTATTCAATGACTGGTTGAACGATATTCAGCGGACGTTACAAAGGAGTATAGAAATGGTAGAACAGTCGTGCAAAGGCAAATTTGCATATCGTAATAAAACAGATGGAAAAGAGTGTGCCGAATGTAAGGATCGATGTGATTGTtacgaaaaaataaaacagaaAATCGAAATCCAATGgacaaaacaaaaagaatacTTCACAGAATACGTAAATAAAGGTGATAATGCAATGAACAATGTTAACTTGAATGATTTTTTAGAAGCGCATTGTATGTTTAATGAAATTAAcaaatcaaaaaatataactacTGCAAGAAAGGGTAATTACCATgaggaaaaaaagaaaaaatgtgACGAactcaaaaaagaaaaagataattaTGTGGAAGCATTGATATATGACAGTAGTGATAAGCAATCAAAAACATGTTATGTATGTGATACAAACAAAAATACACAAGAAGAGACGTTTGACGAAAGTACATGTAAAGATATTAAGAACATTGAAGATCGTGAATGTGtatcaaaaaattataatggaACAGACTGGAAATGTACAGAAAATAGTGGAACGTTGGACTCTAATGTTTGTGTTCCCCCTAGAGGACAGAAATTATGTATACGAAACATGGTAGGAGGAACTAGTAATAAGGTAGAACTaaatgataatgaagaagatctaaaaatacaaatgaaaaGAGCTATAAAAAGAGAAACACAATTATTATGGGATAAATTTGGTAAAGATGATCAAAACAAAGATAAAGCTTGTAGGAACATACAAAGAAGTTTTAACGATTTCAAAAACCTAGTGACAGGAGACAGTTTGTGGAAACCACATAATATTGATGtcttggaaaaaaaaattggtcAAATTATAGGTAAAAATGGGACTACTTCTAGCACTAGGGAACAGTGGTGGAAAACACATGAAAAAGAATTTTGGAATGCAGTTCAATGTGGGATCAAAGAAAGTGGTGGAAAGGGCAATGAATGCCCCAAAATCcaatatgatgaaaaattTGATGCACAATTTTATTGGTGGTTTAGGGAATGGGGAGATGATttttgcaaaaaaaaaaaggaaaaggcAAAGGAGGTGGCAAAGAAGTGTAAGGAAGAAAGCAAACGTCAGTGTGCTAATGGCAGTAAAACGAATATGCAAGATGGAGATTGTAAAAATGCTTgtgatgaatataaaaaattaattaaagatAATAGAGAAGCATGGAAAATTTTTTCTAAACATTTTGATGAagagagaaaaaaagaaaaagataatgACTTCTATTACAGTCCTTCACTATATTTAATCAGTTATTGTGATGATTGTAATGGAGTAAATTTTGGACAAGTGTTCAAAGAAGGTATGGATTATGGAGATTACCAAAATACGTGTACGTGCCAACCAACTGGGAGTGGTCGTTCTGCACCGAACAGTATTAGTAATACAGCCACTAATATAAATCCATGTGACCACGAAATCATTACATCGAGTTGTCATGAGAAAAATATGGATGGAACATCATGGAACACAACGATTGTATCTGATAATGATAAGTTTAAAGTTTATTCCCCTCCACGACGTCAAAAACTCTGTTTAGGAAATTTGATCTCATTGACAGGTGGTGAAAATCCAAAAGAAACATTAGAAAAAGAACTGTATGCTGCTGCAAAAATGGAGgcgaaatatttaaataaatattacgAGCAAAAAACTCTAAATAGTGGTACTGGTGGCAGCAATTCTGCTTTGTGTAAAGCTATTAAACGCAGTTTTTATGATTTTCGAGACATAATTAAAGGCATAGATCTAGAAAAAGGTAATCTTGACAAAATGGTGGAAACAgaaatatcaaaaatatttgCAGATAATGGTATAACAAGTGCTGGTTCGGGTACTAGTGATTCCAGTAAAGAACGACAAATATGGTGGGAATCAAAGAAAGATAATGTCTGGAAAGCGATGAATTGTGGCAGCAACAAGAAATGTGGAGATAAAGTCCCCACAGATTATGATAAACATGACCAATTTTTGCGATGGTTTATTGAATGGGGCGAAGAGTTTTGcgaaacaaaaaaacaacaTATAGAAAAACTAAAACGTGTATGTGAAAATAACTGTAATGATCTGTGCGCTGAACAAACATGTGAGGAATGCCAACAACAATGTTCAATATACCATAATTGGTTacaaattaaagaaaatgaatggaacgatcaaaaaaataaatacttgTCCACTAATAATGTTTACACGAAGAAAGATGCTCCCGAATATTTAGAAGGAGAAGTATCTGGATGCCTTAATGCCGAATTTAATAAAGTATTCAAGAAAGAAGACCAACAATATAGCcgttataaacaaaaatgtCAAAATTGTACAACAAATTTTATGAAAACTATTGTAGAAAAAATTGAGAAACAGAAAATGCTTGAATCCACACGTTCTCCACATCAAACATCtcagataaaaaatatatgtaaaaatggaaatataGTAAATTGTGATAATGTGAAGAATGATGGTTTAATAAAGGTTCCTATGGATCCAAAACCTGGAAGTCCTTATCACAACGAGGAGGGGAGCAATCACAATTGTGGTGGAATCGATGTTGAGAAAAACGGTGTATGGAAAAATACAAAAGATTTACTTTACAACGACTTGGATGAACGTATGCACGTTTCCCCTAGAAGACAAAAATTTTGTGTCCATGATCTTGACAAATCAACAGACCAAGATACATTAAggaaaaatttatttactGTTGCTGCAAATCAAGGATATAATCTAgctattaaatataatgattataaaaaCCATTATGGTCTTCCTCCATGTAATGCATTGAAATATAGTTTTTATGATTATCAACATATAATTCTAGGAGATGACCCTCTGGAGCCTGAAAAATGGAGTACAGGAAAGAAATTGAAAGAATTATTTCAAAATAGTTTACCAAGTCACGAAAAAAATGATGCAAACAAACTTAAAGAGAAACGTAAAGGATGGTGGAAccaaaacaaaaaatgtgTATGGGAAATTATGAAATGCGGCTacgaaaaaggaaaaaataaaggtGGAAATGTTGTTCCAGAAATTAAAGATTGCCCAAAGGATGCACCAACCGAATTTGAAGATTCCGATCAATTTTTGGTATGGTTGACCGAATGGTACGATGACTATTGCCATAGAAAAAACACACTTCATCAGGATGTTGTAAATGCGTGTAATTCACAAAATGGTGGCGAATTGAAATGTGATGACAactgtaaaaataaatgtgaaAAGTACGAAAAATATATGCAGGACAAAAAAACTCAGTGGGGAAAACAAAGTCAATACTATGACCAACAACACAAAATAAATGGAAACAGTAAAGGATATACCAAAAGAAATGCCACAGATTActtgaaaaataaatttcaTAATAGTTGTGTTGCCCAATCAAGTGGTAAGCCATCAAATGGTGAAGAAGTagaaaacaatataaaattgTTCCAAAACCAATCGTCGTACTATGATGCCGACCAATATTGCGGATGCACAAAATTTATCAAAGATGAagaatattatcatatttcgGGTAAACGTAACTGTAAAGGATTAAAAAAGGTATCGGAAGAGACAAAGGAGTTGAATAATAAATCTGGGATTAAATGGAAACACTATGATAAGACAAGAGAAAATGattatttgaaatatttgCCTCAAGAAGTGTATTTTTCTTCTCGTAGAGAAAATATTTGTTTTCGAGGACTTGACAACAAAACCAATGACGTGACGATCAAAGTTACTGATAAAAGTTCGCTACGCACAAAACTGATGAAATTGGCTGCAACTGAAGGGTACAATTTAggagaatattataaaaaaaaaaatgaagcgTCAAACAAGGAcgcatataaatattcttaCGACGTTAGTGAATGTAGTGCAATGAAATATAGTTTTTATGATTTAAGAGATATAATTTTAGGTACTGATAATTTGGAACCTGAATCTACTGATACGGAAAAAAATTTGAGTGGAATTTTTAAAAGTGGAGGCCAATCTGTTGAGAGTAACCCTGGTAGTACCGAACGTATACAGTGGTGGAATACACATCAGGAATGTGTATGGGAAGCAATGACATGCGGTTATAGAAAAGGTAGAGAGCAAGAACTACAAAATTGTGATAAAGATGCACCAAATGATTACCCCACCGGAGATAGCCGTGATAGTGGCAAAAATCTCCAGTTTTTGAGATGGTTTTCCGAATGGGGAGAAGATTTTTGCAAGAAACAAAGGAAAGAGTTGGAAAGGTTAAATTCAGCGTGTACGAAATGTAATGTTAATAATAGTGGAACTAATGCAACTTGTACAACTCAAAGCGAATGTGATAAATGCAGAAAAGCGtgtcaaaaatataaagattttGTTCAAGAATGGAGTCCACAATATGAAAaacaaaggaaaaaatatactgAGGATAAAGGAAAGAGTATATATAAGGATATTCCTGTAGCAAAAGACGAATCAAATGCTCGCgagtatttaaaaaaaaatttaaaaaatattacatgtaCTAGTGGTGTCGGGTGTAATTGTATGGAAAAAACGTCCACAATACAAACGTCCAAAGCACCTGGTAGTAATGATATGCCCGCATCGTTGGATATATATCCAAGTGAGGATTATGAGAAGAAGTGTAATTGTGTTAATAAAACAGAGTTACCACCTACACAAGCTGCAAAACCTGCAGCCACCAAACCACCATCTAGTAGTTCCACCATTAATAATCCGTGTGCTCGCAACAATACTACTACATACACAACGAGGGTGGAGAAAGTGGCGCAAGCGCTACAGGTGGAGGCGAAAATACAAATGGAATCCAATAGTGTTGTTAATGGTAAGGGTGAAAGTAAGTTGAAAGGAGAGGCGCACAAAGGaatatatcatcatcacGGTAGTGGAAGTAACCTGTCTAAGGATATTTGTATAATTGACAAAAGGTATTCCAATGCTCAAAGTACTGGtggttattattatgaagaaCCATGTCAAGGCAAAGGTACAAACCCAGATGACACGAGATTTAAGGTAGAAACCGACTGGAAAGGGGAAGGACAATTAAATATCCCAGTCGATGTTTATTTACCTCCTAGAAGACAACATATGTGTACTTCAAATTTGGAATATTTACTTCATAATTATGACGGACCAATTCTAAAATATAATGGTAATACAATTAATGATTCCCTTTTAGGGGATGTCCTTCTCGCAGCCAATTTCGaagcaaaaaaaataatacaactgtataaaaaatataataatctaAATGGCTCAAATGTACGAATTGACGGAAATCATCAGAAAACTATATGTAAAGCACTGAAATATAGTTTTTCTGATATAGGTGATATTATAAGAGGAATAGATCTCTGGAATCATAGTGATCAGACAAAACTACAAAGATAtctgataaaaatatttggtAAGATACATGAAAACCTTCCTAGCTATatcaaagaaaaatatacaaacaaTGATGGAAAACATTTAGTTTTACGTAAAGATTGGTGGTCTGCGAACCGTGACAAAGTATGGGAAGCAATGAAGTGTGCAAAAATAAACGGAAATACGTCTCCATGTAGTGACAGCGATCTGACACCACAGGAGGATTATATCCCACAGAGGTTGAGATGGATGACAGAGTGGGCCGAATGGTACTGCaagaaacaaaaagaaaaatatgagGAGTTAATAAAGGGGTGTAcgatatgtataaataatattaataatggaAAATGTGTAGATTGTGATAAGTGCAAACAAGCTTGTGTTACATATAGTAAATTTGTTCAAACATGGAAAGATCAATGGGAAAAAATGGAAACAAAATACAAAGCATTATACGATAGTGCAAAtggtaatagtaatagtaatagtaatagtaacgATCCAAGTGAAAAACAACTTAacgaatttttaaataaatttaagaaAGAGAATAATGGTAATACCACATATTCTAGCGCTGCGGTGTACGTTCACGAAACAGCATATGTTAAGGATTGTGAGAAACAAAATGTTTTCTGCAATGATAGTAGCGATAAGGATAAATATGCCTTTGAGGAGTACCCAAAAGGTTATAAGGAAGCCTGTGGATGTCAGGACTATAACGTAACAGCATCCGGAAAACCGCAAGGTCCCCCACCAAATTCACAGCCACAAGGACCAACAGGAGTGACATCACTGGAATCACCACAAAACTCTACTGTAGATATTGGGAGAATAGGACCCGGACCACAAGCTGCTCCTCATCCACAACTACAAACACCATCACCACCATTGGAACAACAAGCACAGAGACCCCATCCTCCACCAGGAATAACAAAAGGTCCCCCACCATATCGGACATCTTCACAAGGAGTCACTAACGGAGACGCCAAAGTACAAAAAGAACCACGAGGAGCGGTTGTGACATCATCAAGTATCCAAGTTGATAAGGCGAAGGCATCACAACCTGTTCAAGGTGTTGATCCACATATGGATTCTGCTGCTGATGTTACGAATGCTGCAAGTGTTAGAAGCGATCCAAATATATCACCCTATACCGGCCTTGGTACTGTTCTTGATTCTACCGCTCCCGTTCTTTCTGGTGCAATCTCGCAACCTATTGCACCCTCTACAGGTCCTGCATCTTCTAGGGAACCCACAATACCACCAGATGAATTTAAAGATTTGGATACATGTCCTGATATGTCTCAATCATATTGTAGTAAATATGGTATTCCTGGACGTTAtagatgtaaaaaaaaaactccGAATTATGATTTACTTGAAAACTGGAACACTCTAACAATGGATACAAATCACCAACATTATGGAGTACAAGTACCTgcaagaagaaaaaatctATGTTTTCCAATAATACTTAGTCGTGAAATAAAAACTATGACACCtgaaaaattcaaaaaacATTTGCTGAATTCTGCTGCTACAGAAGCAAAAAATTTAATGGAGTATCATAAGGGAGATAAAAAATTAGCTTTAGAATCAATAAAAAATAGTTTTTCTGATTATGGAAATCTTATTAAAGGAGATGATTTGGATAATAAATTGGATGCAATATCATCTAAATTTGAAGAAATAATTGAACAATTAACAAGAATCCAAACTAGATCTAGTATAAATCCCGTTACTGGTGTCACTAATACAGATTCAGCTAGTGTCAGTACCGCTGGAACTTCAACAACGACATCATTTGAAAGAAAGGGTTGGTggaaggaaaataaaaaacatgtATGGCACGTTATGTTATGCCAATATACTGGAGATGATAAGAATGCACATTGTGACGATTACGAAGAAATAGATAATATACCTCAATTTTTACGCTGGTTAGAAGAATGGGCAAGACAATATTGTAGTGATCGAACTAAATGGGCAAAATcagtaaaagaaaaatgtaaaatagATAATAAGCTTGGTTACATTCCTTTTGACAAAATGAACGATAATATATGCCAGGAATATTTAACGTTATACAAACAATGGTTTCATAATAGACATATTCAATGGGATGAATTATctggaaaatataaaaaagaaaaagaacaagaaaaaaaatcgAATGATGAACATACAGGCACTAATTCTcccaatattttttttactgaAGATGATGCTGAAAAATATGTGAAAACAAAATGTTCTAACTGTAATTGTACTTATGATGATTTAGAATATGTTTATGAAAGagaacataataaaaaagaagtaaTGAAATTATTGCTCAAAAAATCCAAAGATGAAACTTTTGATCCTAAAGATAcactattatataaaattttatctcTTGGTGGACATGGACAAAATATTGCAGAATCAGCCATTAAAACTgctgaaaataaaattcctGGAGCTGCAGAAATGGCAAAAGTAGCTGCAACAATTGGATTAGGACTTGCACGAGAAGCTGCAAATTTGGGGTTAGAAGCTGCAAAACAACTTTTAGGTGAACCTAATTCCCCTATTTCTGCTTCTACTCGTTCTTCGTCTCCTCCTGGAAGTTCTCGTACTGGTTCCACTGGAAACCAAAATCCTGGATTGCCAAGATCTGGTGCTAATGGTAAACCCACTAGTAGTGGTAATTCCTCATCTTTCTCGTCCTCAGCATCGAGTTCATCAAGTAGTGCACAGAGTGTCCAGTCACATTCATCACCTGGACCCGATGGACCACCAGGTGTGGGTGTTGCTCCAGGTGTAGGTGTAGCTCCAGGCGTAGGTTCAGCTGGAGTATCTCCTGGAGGAGCAGTATCAATACAAGGAACAACTATACAAACGCGAACACCAATAACACAAGGACAACAAATTACAAGTGGATCAGCAGGACACGGAGCACAAGCATCAACTGCAGGAGCAGGTGGAACATCTGGAGTAGGAGTACAAGGTAGAGCACTCGGAACAGCCGTATCACCAGGAAAAACAAGAGGAGGTGGATTATCACGTGGATCAGAAGGACAAACTGGAACAACGCAGACTTCACACCCAACTGATATAAACCTATTTGAAGTGATAACATCTGCTCAACTACCTGTTCAAGTAGGATTCCTATTATGCGCGATTGGCTTCCTTTTCTATTATCTGAAGGTAACTAACAGATACATGTGTTAA